The Streptomyces taklimakanensis nucleotide sequence GCCAGCCGCACCGGGTCCACCCGCTGCTCCTCGTCGAGGACCAGGAGGGTGTCGCCCCGGCAGACCCGGACCCACTGCTGGACGGAGGCGTCGAAGGAGACGCTGGCGTTCCAGCCGACCACACCGGGTTCCGGCCGGTAGGCGCCCATCCCCTCCAATCCGGTCAGCAGCGCGGCCACGGCGCCCCGGGGGACCTCCACTCCCTTGGGGACGCCTGTCGAACCGGAGGTGAAGATGGTGTAGGCCGGGTCGAGCGGGTTCGTGGACTCCGCGGCGGATCCGGTGGTGGAGTCGGTGGTGGAGTCGTCGTCCAGGCCCCACCGCGTGGGCCGCAGCACGGTGACGCCCGCCGGGGGCCGGAAGCCGCCGCCAGAGTCCAGCAGCACGGTGAGCCCGGCCTGTTCGATCATGTGGGTCAGCCGTTCCTGCGGGTAGGCCGGGTCGAGCGGCACATAGGCGGCACCCGCCCGCCACACGCCGAGCAGCGCGACCACCAGGTCGACGCCGCGCGGCAGATGGATGCCGACGCGGTCGCCGCGGCCGGTGCCGAGCCGGCGCAGCGCGGCGGCGAGGGCGGCGGTGCGGCGCTCCAGGGTGGCGAAGTCCACGCTGCCGTCGGGGGCCCGCACCGCCGTCCGCTCGGGGTTCTCGGCGGCGACCCGCAGGAAACGCGCCACCGGGTCCTGCGCGGCGGACGGGACGGCGGGGCCGTCGGGGTCGGTGGGACCGGTGGGGACGAGGGGAGTGTGCTGGGGATCGCTCATGGCAACATCCGCTCCAATCGGGGCCGGGCGGGTTCAGGGGTGTGCGGGGGCGGTGGTGCGGGCGGCGGTGGCCATCTCGTGGAGTGCCTCCGCGTAGGCGTCGAGAAAGGACTCCGCCGCCGCGTCCGGGACCACGGACCGCTGGTGGTCCACGGCCAGCAGGGCGCGGCCGGAGACGGGGTCCTGGATCAGCGAGGCGCCGAAGGCGAAGCTGTTCGGCTCGTGGCGCAGCGTCGGCTCACAACCGATGCGGCCGTCCACGATGCGGGCGGAGCCGAGCCGTCCCAGGGCGTGGAAGCGCAGATAGCCGAACTGGCTGTCCAGCCCGCCGTCCGCCATCAGTCGGGCGAGCCGGGCGAACGGCACCCGGCGGTGCGGCATCATGTCCAGTTCCTCCCGGTGCAGGGTGCGGGCCGGCTCCAGCCCGTCGGTGCCGGGCGGGGGCAGCTCCGCGCGAAGCGGCACGGTGTTGAGGAACAGTCCGTAGGCATCGGCGCCGCCCTCCCGCTCCAACCGCCCGTTCATCGCCAGCCCGGTCACCGGGTGTCGGCGGCCGGTGAGGTGGGCCAGGGCCCGCAGATGCGCGGCGAGCGCCACCGACTTGACCGGCACGCCCGCGGCGCGGGCGGCGGCCCGGAGCTGGCCGGGCGCCTCCGGCAGCACCCGTTCCAGAGTGCGCGGCAGCTCGTGGACGTCCTCACTGCCCGGCCAGAGCCGGCCGTGTGCGCCGGCCAACCGCTCCCGCCAGTAGGCCAGGGAGGCCGGGTCCTCGGCGGCGGCCCGTTCGGCGGCCACGAAGTCCCGGAAGCGGGAGGCGGGCGGCGCGGCGGGCGGCGCCGCCGGGTCCGCGACCAGCTCGCCGTGCCGCTCCAGCAACTCGGCGAGGAGCGAGGTGAAGCTCCAGCCGTCGAGGATGGCGTGGTGCTCGCAGATCGTGAGTTGACAGGCGTCCTCGGCCAGTCGCTGCACGGTGATTCGGAACAGCGGGGCCCGCTCCAGGTCGAACGGGGTGTCACGGTGGTGCTCGAAGACGGCGCGAACGGCCGCGTCCCGCGCCCGCGGGGCGAGCCCGCGCAGGTCCGCGAACTCCACCGGGGGCGGCAGCTCGGCGTGGACCAACTGCATCGGCTCGACATGGCCGGACAGGTCCAGACTGGTCCGCAACACCGGGTGGCGGCGCATCGCCTCGGCGACCGAGCGGCGGAAGGCGTCCTCGTCCAGAGCGGCGGAGAGCCGGTAGCTGTTGACGTTGTGGTAGCTGTCGGTGCCCCCGGCGATCTCCATGTGGTAGACCATGCTGAGCTGCATGGACACCATCGGGTAGGCGTCCTCGACGCCGGGCGGCACCTCCTTTCGGACGCCGTCCGGAGCCAGGGCGAAGGGCATCGGCTCTCCGGCCGACGCCTCCGCGTCCGGCGCGGCGGGGGAGGCGAGTGGGACCAGCTCGGCGATGGTGGGGGCGGTGAAGACGTCCCGCAGCGAGACGGACCAGCCGTGCTCCTGGAGCCTTCCGGCGAGCTGGACGGCGCGGATGGAGTCCCCGCCGAGGCGGAAGAAGTCGTCGTGTACGCCGATGTCGCCGACGCCGAGCACCTCCGACCACGCGCGGGCGAAGGTCTGCTCCACCGGCCCGCGGGGGGCGGTGCGCGTGCCGGAGCCGGGCGCCGCCGGGCCGGTGGAGCCGAAGCGGGGGGCGGGCAGGGCACGGTGGTCGAGCTTGCCGTTGGGCGTCAGCGGCAGCGAGTCCAGGACGGTGCAGCCGGCCGGGATCATGTGGGCGGGCAGGGTGCGGCCGAGGAACTCCCGCAGATTCTCGGGGGCCCGGCCCGTGACGTAGGCCGCCAACCGGCCCTGGTGGACGGTCACCACGCAGTCGAAGACGTCCGGATGGGCGCTGAGCGCCTCCTCGATCTCGCCCGGCTCGATGCGGAAGCCGCTCAACTTGATCTGGCGGTCGCCCCGCCCCAGGTACTCCAGGCCACCGTCGGGCAGCCGCCGGGCGAGGTCGCCGGTGCGGTACAGGCGGGCGCCCGGCGCCGCCGCCCCGGGGTCGGCGACAAAGCGCCCGGCGGTCAGGCCGGGCCGCCCCCAGTAGCCGTGGGCGAGGCTGCCGCCACCGATGTACAGCTCACCGGTGACGCCCGGCGGGCAGGGCCGTAGCCAGGGATCGAGGACCCGGGCGTCCAGGTGCGGCAGCGGGGTGCCGATCAGGCTGCGGTCGAAGCCCGCGCCGTCCGCGGCCAGGTCGTGGGTGGTGACATGGACGGTGGTCTCCGTGATGCCGTACAGATTGCACAGCCGGGCGGGCGGCAGCGGGTCGAGCGTGAACCAGCGGCGCACGGTGGCCGGATCCAGCGCCTCGCCGCCCAGCATGATCCGACGCAGGGCGGGCAGCGCGTGGGAGCGGCGCCGCACGGCGGGCTCCAGTTGGCGCAGCGCGGAAGGCGTCAGGCAGAGGAAGGAGACCCGCTCGCGCTCCAGCAGCTCCGCGAACTCCTCCGGCGAACGGCTGGTGAGGTAGGGGACGACGACCAGCCGCGCGCCGTGGTGCAGCGCGCCCCACAGCTCCCAGACCGTCCAGTCGAAGGCGTGGCTGTGGAAGAGGGTCCAGACCTCGTCGGGGCCGAAACCGAAGTGCGCGTCGCCCTGCGCCATCAGACGGCTGACGTGTTCGTGGGCGACGGCCACGCCCTTGGGACGGCCGGTGGAGCCCGAGGTGAAGATGACATAGGCGGTGCTGCGGGGATCGGTGATCGTCCCCGGCCGCCCGGGGTCGGCGGCGGCGAGTTCGGCGGCCCGCTCGTCCAGCCGGTAGGACAGCCACGGCCCCTCCGGCAGGCCGGGCAGGTCGGTGACGGCGACGGTGACGCCGGTCTCGGCGAAGACCAGGGCGGAGCGGTCGGCGGGTGCGGCCGGGTCCACCGGCACGTACGCCGCCCCCGCCTTCAGCACGGCCAGCACCGCCGCCGGGATCCAGGCGGTGCGGTCCAGCCGCAGCCCCACGCGGTCCCCGGGGCGCACCCCGGCGGCGATCAGGACGTGCGCCAGCCGGTTGGCCCGCCGGTCCAGCTCGGCGTAGTCGAGGGTACCGGCGTCGTCGGTGACCGCCGGCCGTGCGCCGTGGGCGTCGACGGCCTCCTCGAACAGGGTGTGCAGACAACGGCCGGGAGCCCGGGCGGCCTCGGCCGCCGGGCCCCGGGGCCGTTCCGCGGACGCGGCGGCGACGGTCAGCCGCGGCAGGGCGCGGCCGCTGTCGGCCAGGGCGGCGTCCAGCAGCCCGGTCCAGTCCCCGATCATCCGGCGGACGGTGGCGGCGTCGAGGAGGCCGGTGCGGTACTCCGCCTCGCCGCGCAGTTCCCCGGAGTCGAAGACCGACCAGGTGAGGTCGAACTTGCTGGTGCCGTTGGACCGCACCTGGCGGGTGGCGGTGAGGTCGGGGCCGAAACGCAGTGGCGCCGGGTCCTCGGTGTGGGAGCCGAAGACGACCTGCACCAGTGGGGAGCGCCCGGGGGAGCGTTCCAGGTCGAGCCGGTCGACGATCAGGTCCAGGGGGGCGTCCAGGTGACCGTAACCGTCGAGGAGCGCGTCCTGGGTCTCCACCAGCAGCCGACGGAACGTCATCTCTGGCTCCAGGCGCAACCGCAGCGGCAGCAGGTTGACGAAGTAGCCGATCAGATGCTCCAGCTCGGGGTGGCCCCGGGTGGTCACCGGGGTGCCGACGACCAGGTCCCGGGCGCCGGTGTAGCGGTGGAGCAACAGCGCGAAGACGGCCAGGTTCACCACGTGGGGGGTGACGCCCTCGCGTTCGGCGAGCTCGCGCACTCGTGCGGCGGTGCCGGGGGCCGTGTCGAAGTGCTCGGTGGCGCCGTGTCGGCCGGGCTCCGCGGCGCGCGGGCGACGGCCGGGCAGCTCCAGCACGGTCGGCGCGCCGCGCAGCCGGCGCCTCCAGTGGTCCAGCTGGTCCTCCAGGCAGGTGTGCTCCTCCTCGGCGGCGTGGTCGGCGTACTGGACGGTGAGCCTCGGGTGACGGGGGGCACGGCCGGCGACCCGCGCCGCGTAGCCCTCGGTCAGCTCGCGTTCGAAGATCTCCGCGGACCAGCCGTCCCACACGATGTGGTGGACGACGAACTGCACCGTGGTCTCCCGCTCGCCGCGGCGCACCGCGGTGGCGCGCAGCAGGGGGCCGGTGGCCAGGTCGAACGGCTCGGTGGCGGCCTCGGAGAGCACCCGCTCGGCGCGTCGGTCCCGCTCGGCGGCGGGGAGCGTCCGCAGGTCGGTGACGGACAGCGGCACGGACAGCGCGGGGTGGACCAGTTGACGGGGGACGTCCCCGTGGAGGTCGAAGGTGGTGCGCAGCGCCTCGTGGCGGTCGACGACGGCGGCGAGGGCGCGCTCCAGGAGCGACAGGTCGAGCGGACCGCGGAACTCGTAGACGGTGGGCGTGGTGTAGGTGGCGGAGCCGGGGTCCCAACGGTCGAGGAACCACAGGCCGCGCTGGAGCCGGGAGGCCGGAGCCGTTCGGCCCGCCCGGAGCGCTCCGGGCGCTCCGGCTGCCTCGGGTGCCTGCGGTGACGCGGGGGGCACGGGAGGGGTCATGACGCGTCCGCCTTCCTGGCGTCGTGGGTCCGCCGGGTGTCCGCGGCGGGGAGCTGCCGGGCGATGGCGCGCACGGTCCTGGCCTGGAACACCAGTTGGGGCCGGATCCGGGCGCCGGTCGCGCGGGACAGGTGCATGGCGACCCGGACGGCGGCGAGCGAGTTGCCGC carries:
- a CDS encoding non-ribosomal peptide synthetase, with amino-acid sequence MTPPVPPASPQAPEAAGAPGALRAGRTAPASRLQRGLWFLDRWDPGSATYTTPTVYEFRGPLDLSLLERALAAVVDRHEALRTTFDLHGDVPRQLVHPALSVPLSVTDLRTLPAAERDRRAERVLSEAATEPFDLATGPLLRATAVRRGERETTVQFVVHHIVWDGWSAEIFERELTEGYAARVAGRAPRHPRLTVQYADHAAEEEHTCLEDQLDHWRRRLRGAPTVLELPGRRPRAAEPGRHGATEHFDTAPGTAARVRELAEREGVTPHVVNLAVFALLLHRYTGARDLVVGTPVTTRGHPELEHLIGYFVNLLPLRLRLEPEMTFRRLLVETQDALLDGYGHLDAPLDLIVDRLDLERSPGRSPLVQVVFGSHTEDPAPLRFGPDLTATRQVRSNGTSKFDLTWSVFDSGELRGEAEYRTGLLDAATVRRMIGDWTGLLDAALADSGRALPRLTVAAASAERPRGPAAEAARAPGRCLHTLFEEAVDAHGARPAVTDDAGTLDYAELDRRANRLAHVLIAAGVRPGDRVGLRLDRTAWIPAAVLAVLKAGAAYVPVDPAAPADRSALVFAETGVTVAVTDLPGLPEGPWLSYRLDERAAELAAADPGRPGTITDPRSTAYVIFTSGSTGRPKGVAVAHEHVSRLMAQGDAHFGFGPDEVWTLFHSHAFDWTVWELWGALHHGARLVVVPYLTSRSPEEFAELLERERVSFLCLTPSALRQLEPAVRRRSHALPALRRIMLGGEALDPATVRRWFTLDPLPPARLCNLYGITETTVHVTTHDLAADGAGFDRSLIGTPLPHLDARVLDPWLRPCPPGVTGELYIGGGSLAHGYWGRPGLTAGRFVADPGAAAPGARLYRTGDLARRLPDGGLEYLGRGDRQIKLSGFRIEPGEIEEALSAHPDVFDCVVTVHQGRLAAYVTGRAPENLREFLGRTLPAHMIPAGCTVLDSLPLTPNGKLDHRALPAPRFGSTGPAAPGSGTRTAPRGPVEQTFARAWSEVLGVGDIGVHDDFFRLGGDSIRAVQLAGRLQEHGWSVSLRDVFTAPTIAELVPLASPAAPDAEASAGEPMPFALAPDGVRKEVPPGVEDAYPMVSMQLSMVYHMEIAGGTDSYHNVNSYRLSAALDEDAFRRSVAEAMRRHPVLRTSLDLSGHVEPMQLVHAELPPPVEFADLRGLAPRARDAAVRAVFEHHRDTPFDLERAPLFRITVQRLAEDACQLTICEHHAILDGWSFTSLLAELLERHGELVADPAAPPAAPPASRFRDFVAAERAAAEDPASLAYWRERLAGAHGRLWPGSEDVHELPRTLERVLPEAPGQLRAAARAAGVPVKSVALAAHLRALAHLTGRRHPVTGLAMNGRLEREGGADAYGLFLNTVPLRAELPPPGTDGLEPARTLHREELDMMPHRRVPFARLARLMADGGLDSQFGYLRFHALGRLGSARIVDGRIGCEPTLRHEPNSFAFGASLIQDPVSGRALLAVDHQRSVVPDAAAESFLDAYAEALHEMATAARTTAPAHP